From a single Aricia agestis chromosome 17, ilAriAges1.1, whole genome shotgun sequence genomic region:
- the LOC121735403 gene encoding uncharacterized protein LOC121735403: MNAPDTNFKNDINTIILNLMKLLPKKKDAKLYKDDKFVRHMSGIHSEAKSVFPLCFSGLRLGAQSEFGTVKLVQNYRFGSDRQFESITRLLQKEVAPKRVDDGLVLDLTRSAVATYTKKVNNGHVRFISTLSDLTASENEMVVERRNESYMSLTSFSIKNGNFANLRILTQYMYRLLPVLCVGGEFAFSPFGENSPKISFGYRYDLPSMAISGTISQLGLQICFFNELSKELRVATVATQTLRGTVLSLALHKVRADSDLKVFVDSRCCVGATFEKNLLFEEATATRLIKMRASSLVDKRGRIHFGLGFDLDF, translated from the coding sequence atgaACGCACCAgatactaattttaaaaatgacatCAACACGATCATTTTGAATCTCATGAAGTTGCTGCCGAAGAAGAAGGATGCGAAATTGTATAAAGACGACAAGTTCGTGCGGCATATGAGCGGTATACACAGCGAGGCGAAGAGCGTCTTTCCCTTATGCTTCAGCGGGCTCAGGTTGGGGGCTCAGAGCGAGTTCGGAACCGTTAAACTCGTCCAGAACTACAGATTCGGAAGCGACAGGCAGTTCGAGTCTATCACCAGGTTATTACAGAAGGAGGTGGCTCCCAAACGCGTCGACGATGGCTTAGTCTTAGACCTGACGCGATCAGCAGTTGCGACATACACCAAGAAAGTGAACAACGGCCACGTCCGCTTCATATCTACGCTCAGCGACCTCACAGCATCAGAGAACGAGATGGTAGTGGAGCGGAGAAACGAGTCCTACATGTCTCTCACTTCGTTTTCCATAAAGAACGGTAATTTTGCCAACCTAAGGATCCTGACGCAATACATGTATAGACTTTTACCAGTTCTTTGCGTAGGCGGAGAGTTCGCTTTCAGTCCTTTCGGCGAGAACTCCCCGAAGATATCCTTCGGCTACAGGTACGATCTGCCGTCCATGGCCATATCTGGCACCATCAGCCAACTGGGCCTCCAGATTTGCTTCTTCAACGAGTTGTCCAAGGAATTGCGAGTGGCGACAGTAGCCACGCAGACGCTTCGAGGCACAGTTTTGAGTCTGGCACTGCATAAGGTCAGAGCTGACTCTGATCTTAAAGTTTTCGTTGACTCCAGGTGTTGCGTTGGAGCTACTTTCGAGAAGAATTTGCTCTTTGAAGAAGCGACTGCCACTCGTCTGATTAAAATGAGAGCTAGCTCGCTCGTGGACAAGCGGGGAAGGATACATTTTGGTCTAGGATTCGATTTGGATTTttga